A region from the Vicinamibacteria bacterium genome encodes:
- a CDS encoding sigma-54 dependent transcriptional regulator, translated as MAHRGRVLVVEDEAYVRESLVAILNKRGFEAEPAGSVAEAADILARSPVDVVLSDLRMPEADGLELVRRFQVDYPELPVVILTGHGTVASAVACLRAGASDYVLKPVEPEALEVVIERAMSSRSLRRELLYLRKSASFGPSVPIGESAAWRRVMKMVDAAAAADSSVLLVGETGTGKELLARRIHAMSPRASQPFVKVNCAAVPLEMWESEFFGHRKGSFTGAASDREGRFQLAHGGTLLLDEIGAMPAAGQAKLLRVIQDGEFDRLGDTRPTRVDVRVIASTNSDLEAEVAKGTFRSDLFFRLNVLGIRVPPLRERPDDIPLLASYFVGEVSARLRRTAPALPLETLSRLRAYSWPGNVRELRNVLERALVLDPVGGLLDLDLLPAGGASAKSEDSADLNLRSALARLERQLIQEALRRSRLTRKDAARLLGIDPRNLSYYLRKHGLELDES; from the coding sequence ATGGCTCATCGTGGGAGAGTGCTGGTCGTCGAGGACGAGGCTTACGTTCGAGAGTCGCTCGTCGCGATCCTGAACAAGCGTGGCTTCGAGGCCGAGCCCGCGGGCTCCGTCGCCGAGGCAGCGGACATCCTCGCCCGCTCTCCCGTGGACGTGGTCCTTTCCGATCTCCGCATGCCCGAGGCGGACGGCCTCGAGCTCGTGCGGCGTTTCCAGGTGGATTATCCCGAGCTTCCCGTCGTCATCCTTACTGGCCACGGCACGGTGGCCTCCGCGGTCGCCTGTCTCCGCGCGGGAGCGAGCGACTATGTCCTAAAGCCCGTCGAGCCGGAAGCTCTGGAGGTGGTAATCGAACGGGCGATGAGCTCTCGCTCCCTTCGTCGGGAGCTGCTCTACCTCCGAAAGAGCGCGTCTTTCGGACCGTCAGTGCCGATTGGCGAGAGCGCTGCCTGGCGTCGGGTCATGAAAATGGTGGATGCCGCTGCCGCCGCCGACTCTTCGGTGCTGCTCGTCGGCGAGACCGGCACCGGAAAAGAGCTTCTGGCCCGGCGAATCCACGCAATGTCGCCGCGGGCATCCCAGCCTTTCGTTAAGGTGAACTGCGCCGCCGTTCCTCTCGAGATGTGGGAGAGCGAGTTCTTCGGCCATCGCAAGGGCTCGTTCACCGGCGCCGCTTCCGATCGCGAGGGCCGGTTCCAGCTGGCTCATGGAGGCACGCTCCTTCTCGACGAGATCGGGGCCATGCCCGCCGCTGGGCAAGCCAAGCTCCTGCGCGTGATCCAGGATGGAGAGTTCGACCGCCTCGGAGACACTCGGCCGACGCGGGTCGACGTGCGCGTCATCGCGTCGACCAACAGCGACCTCGAAGCCGAGGTCGCAAAAGGGACGTTCCGCTCCGATCTCTTCTTTCGCCTGAACGTTCTCGGAATCCGGGTCCCTCCGCTACGGGAGCGGCCCGACGACATCCCGCTTCTGGCGAGCTATTTCGTGGGCGAGGTGTCGGCCCGGCTGCGGAGGACGGCGCCGGCGCTTCCTCTCGAGACGCTCTCGAGGCTTCGGGCCTATTCCTGGCCGGGGAACGTTCGGGAGCTCCGAAACGTGCTCGAGCGCGCGCTCGTCCTCGATCCCGTGGGAGGCCTTCTCGATCTGGATTTGCTTCCCGCGGGGGGAGCGTCGGCGAAGTCGGAAGACTCGGCCGATCTCAATCTCCGAAGCGCGCTCGCGCGGCTCGAGCGGCAGCTCATCCAGGAGGCGCTCCGCCGGTCGCGGCTCACGCGCAAGGACGCCGCGCGGCTTCTCGGGATCGATCCGCGAAATCTGAGCTATTACCTTCGCAAGCACGGCCTCGAGCTCGACGAGTCATAA